Proteins found in one Muntiacus reevesi chromosome 2, mMunRee1.1, whole genome shotgun sequence genomic segment:
- the POLR1G gene encoding DNA-directed RNA polymerase I subunit RPA34, whose amino-acid sequence MGPGMAGTPSGGAARFSCPPNFTATPPASEHSRFSLEALTGPDTELWLIQAPVDFAPDCLNGRLVPLSGSQIVKGKLAGKRHRYRVLSSSGPGAGGEATLLAPSAEAGGGLTCAPAPQGSLRIFEGPQESLTGTLLQSIPTSPPPQIPPGLRPRFCAFGGSPPVTGPGSVLALGKRKKRRHLPEASVPQEAVNEHGAMEVDTALGSPELHVGKKKKKQQLKELEVTEPLATEPVAEMEPPGALSPSTTKKKKKKPKEFVEMVEPETGMPESKEKMVEELELMVKREPLEETVLSPRKKRKQQKEPGEMEPVEGTTAESQLQVKTEPQEEAIPLPSSKKKKDKRYKGMREPGLEATEPEVKPLELAGEVMEPELPPDVESQAEAALGSPKKRRKKEKQQNVMMEPGTEVVEPQAEGMEPELPGAAEPQAALASIKKKKKKKERGHLATEPGTEMTDPQGEMMEPELPDEGQPEARADPASTKKRKKQGQKSQVPETASQEEMPEPPLNPESGQVASVGQERKRKKKPQQDPV is encoded by the exons GTGCTGCTCGGTTTTCTTGTCCCCCCAACTTTACTGCGACGCCCCCAGCCTCAGAACACAGTCGCTTCTCTTTGGAGGCATTGACCGGCCCAGATACAGAGCTGTGGCTCATCCAGGCCCCTGTAGACTTCGCTCCAGACTG CCTCAATGGGCGACTCGTGCCTCTCTCTGGCTCCCAGATTGTGAAGGGCAAGTTGGCAGGCAAGCGGCACCGCTACCGGGTTCTCAGCAGCAGTGGCCCGGGAGCTGGAGGAGAAGCAACCCTGCTGGCCCCCTCAGCGGAGGCAGGAGGGGGACTCACCTGTGCCCCGGCACCCCAGGGCAGCCTGAGGATCTTTGAGGGTCCCCAGGAATCCCTGACAGGGACTCTACTGCAGTCCATTCCCACAAGTCCCCCACCACAGATCCCCCCTGGCCTGAGGCCTCGGTTCTGTGCCTTCGGAGGCAGCCCGCCAGTCACAGGGCCTGGGTCGGTCTTGGCCTtagggaagaggaaaaagagaagacactTGCCAGAAGCCTCAGTTCCTCAGGAGGCAGTGAATGAGCATGGGGCCATGGAGGTGGACACAGCTTTGGGGTCCCCAGAGCTGCatgtggggaaaaagaaaaaaaagcagcagctgaAAGAACTAGAGGTGACAGAGCCATTGGCAACAGAGCCCGTTGCTGAGATGGAGCCTCCGGGAGCACTGTCCCCATCcaccaccaagaaaaagaaaaagaagcccaAAGAGTTTGTAGAAATGGTCGAGCCAGAAACAGGGATGCCAGAATCCAAAGAAAAGATGGTGGAGGAGCTAGAACTCATGGTTAAGAGGGAGCCTCTGGAAGAGACAGTCCTGTCCcccagaaaaaagagaaagcagcagAAGGAGCCAGGAGAGATGGAGCCGGTGGAGGGGACGACGGCTGAGTCTCAGCTGCAGGTGAAGACGGAGCCACAGGAGGAAGCCATCCCACTGCCAtcctcaaagaagaaaaaggacaagAGGTACAAAGGGATGAGGGAGCCAGGGCTGGAGGCGACAGAGCCAGAGGTGAAGCCTCTGGAGCTCGCAGGGGAGGTGATGGAGCCAGAACTGCCACCTGATGTGGAGTCACAGGCTGAGGCAGCTCTGGGATCCcccaaaaagagaaggaaaaaagagaaacagcaaaATGTGATGATGGAGCCAGGGACAGAAGTGGTGGAGCCACAGGCAGAGGGGATGGAACCCGAGCTGCCAGGTGCTGCTGAGCCTCAGGCAGCTCTAGCATCcatcaagaagaagaagaagaagaaagaaagagggcatCTAGCGACAGAGCCCGGGACTGAGATGACTGACCCCCAAGGCGAGATGATGGAGCCTGAGCTGCCAGATGAGGGGCAGCCTGAGGCCAGGGCAGATCCAGCATCCActaagaagaggaaaaagcagGGCCAGAAAAGCCAGGTGCCCGAGACAGCATCCCAGGAGGAGATGCCAGAGCCCCCGCTGAATCCCGAGTCTGGGCAGGTGGCTTCCGTGGGACAGGAGAGGAAGCGGAAGAAGAAGCCGCAGCAGGATCCCGTGTAA